The nucleotide window ACTGCAGGGCCGTGCGCGCCTGGGCGACACGGAGCAGGGCGATGCGCAAGTCCTGGTTGCCGGCCAGCGCTATACCGACCAGCTGGCGCAGGCGCGCATCGGCGAGGAAATCCTGCCAGCCCGTGTCGGCGGCCGGGGTGGCGTTCGCGGAAGCCGCCGCCGCGTAGGCCGGGCCGGTGGGAAAGGCCGCCGGCGCAAGATCGGCCGGGCGCTGGTAGGCGGGCTGCAAGGTGCAGCCGGAGGCCAGCGCGGCGACCGCAAGCAAGATGGGCAAGTGTTTCATCAATTGACCTCCTGGCCCGCGGGCGTGACCACAGCTGGCGGATGGTTGCCGGATTGAGATGACGCACGCTTGCGGTCCCTGATCTTGCCGGCCACCAGCACGAAGAACAGCGGAATCATGAACGTGGCCAGGAAGGTGGCCGTCAGCATGCCGCCGATCACGCCGATGCCCAGCGCGTTCTGGCTGGCGGCGCCGGCGCCGCTGGCGATGGCCAGCGGCAGCACGCCCAGCACGAATGCCATCGACGTCATCAGGATCGGGCGCAGGCGCAGCTTGGCCGCTTCCATCGCGGCCTCCAGCACGCCGCGCCCTTCCAGCTGCAGTTCGCGGGCGAATTCCACGATCAGGATCGCGTTCTTGGCCGACAGGCCGATCGTCGTCAGCAGGCCGACCTGGAAGAACACGTCGTTTTCCAGCCCGAACAGCGTGGCGGCGGCCAGCGCGCCCAGCACGCCGATTGGCACCACCATGATCACGGAGACAGGAATGGCCCAGCTTTCATACAGCGCGGCCAGGCACAGGAACACCACCAGGATCGACAGGCCGTACAGCAGCGGCGCCTGGGCGCCCGCCTGGGCTTCCTGCAGCGAGATGCCGCTCCATTCGTAGCCGATGCCGTCCGGCAGCTGGCCCATCAGGCGCTCCATGATTTCCATGGCTTCCCCGGTACTGTGGCCGGGCGCGGGCTGGCCCAGGATCTCGGCCGAAGCGATGCCGTTGTAGCGCTGCACCGCGGGCGCGCCCCAGGTCCAGCGGGCGCTGGCGAACGCGGAGAACGGCACCATGGTGCCGGCCGCGTTGCGCACGTGCAGGAAGCGGATGTCGTCGGGATTCATGCGGAATGGCGCATCGGCCATCACGTACACGCGCTTGATGCGGTTGTCCGTGTCGAGGAAGTTGTTGATGTAGCGCGACCCCCAGGCCGTCGAGAAGGTCTGATCCACGTCCGTCAGGTTCACGCCCAGCGCGGCGGCTTTTTCGCGGTCGATGTCGATCTTGTAGGTGGCGTTGTCGGCCTGGCCCGTGAAGCGCACGCGCGCCAGCGCCGGTTCGTTCTTCGCCAGGTCCAGCAGCTGGTCGCGCGCCTTCGCCAGCGCCTCGTGGCCAAGGCCGCCGCGGTCCTGCATCTGCAGCGAGAAGCCGGTGGCCGAACCCAGGCCGCGGATCGGCGGCGGTTCCACCGCGGTGACCTGGGCACCCTGGAAGTCGCCATAGCGGGCCGAGATGCGGCTGCTCAGCGCCGAGACGGACAGCTCGTCGCCGGTGCGCTCGTCCCACGGCTTGAGCCGCACGAACAGGCGGCCCTGGTTCTGGCCCCGGTTCGGCTGGCTGGCGCCGATCGTGGCGAAGGTGGAGTCGACCATCGCCTTTTCGTCGTTCAGCAGGTACTGGTTGATCTCTTCCAGCACCTTGCCGGTGGTTTCCAGCGTGCTGCCGGGCTGCGTCTGCACCTGCACGAACATGTAGCCCTGGTCCTCGCGTGGCAGGAAGCCGCCCGGCAGCCGCAGGAACAGCAGCGCGACGACGCCGACCAGCACCACGTACAGCGCCATCCACACGCCGCGCCGGCGCACGATGGCGGCCACGCCGCCCAGGTAGCGGTCGCGGCTCTTCTCGAAGCCGCGGTTGAACCAGCCGAAGAAGCCGCGCTTGTCATGGTGGTCCGGGTCCGGCCGCTTGAGCATCGTCGCGCACAGCGCCGGCGTCAGTGTCAGCGCGATGAAGACCGACAGCAGCATCGACGCCACCACGGTCAGCGAGAATTCCCGGTAGATCGCGCCCACCGTGCCGCTGGAGAACGCCACCGGCACGAACACGGCCGAGATCACCAGCGCCACGCCCACCAGCGCGCTGGTGATCTGGCTCATCGCCTTCTCGGTCGCCTCGTACGGGCCCAGGCCTTCCTCGTGCATCACCCGCTCGACGTTTTCCACCACCACGATGGCATCGTCCACCAGCAGGCCGATGGCCAGCACCAGGCCGAACATGGACAGCGTGTTGACGGTGAAGCCCAGCGCCGACATGATGCCGAAGGTACCGAGCAGTACCACCGGCACGGTGATCGACGGGATCAGCGTGGCGCGCAGATTCTGCAGGAACAGGTACATGACGAGGAACACCAGCGCGATGCCCTCGAACAGCGTGACGACCACTTCGTGGATCGACACTTCGATGAACGGCGTCACGTCGTTCGGGTACACCACCACCAGGCCATTCGGGAAGAACGCCTTCAGCTCGTCGAGGCGGGCGCGCACCGCGTCCGCGGTGGTCAGCGCGTTGGCGCCCGGCGCCAGCTGGATGCCCACGCCGGACGCGGACTTGCCGCTGTAGCGCACGTCCACGTTGTAGTTTTCCGGGCCCAGCGCCACGCGCGCCACGTCGCCGATCCGCACCGACGAGCCGTCCGGCTGCACCTTCAGCAGGATGCGGCGGAATTCCTCGGGCGTGCGCAGCAGGCTGGCCTGGTTGATGGTGGCGGACAGTGTCTGCCCCGCCACGGCGGGCGAACCGCCCAGCTGGCCGCCGGAAATCTGCACGTTCTGCGCCTGGATCGCGCGGTTCACGTCCAGCGGCGTCAGCGCGTAACCCGTCAGCTTGACGGGATCGAGCCAGATGCGCATCGCGTACTGGGTGCCGAACACGTTCAGGCTGCCCACGCCGGGAATGCGCGACAGCGGGTCCTGGATGTTCGACGCCACGTAGTTGGCGATGTCGAACTTGGTCATGCTGTTGTCTTCGGAAACAAAGGCCGCGACCATCAGGAAATCGCTGGTCGACTTCGTTACGCGCAGGCCCGACTGCTGGACTTCCGAGGGCAGGCGCGGCTCGGCCGAACGCAGCTTGTTCTGCACCTGTACCTGAGCGATATCGGGATCGGTACCCGGCGCGAAGGTCAGCGTGGTGGTCGACTGGCCGGTATCGTCGGTGGTGGAGGTCATGTACAGCAGGTTGTCGATCGCCGTCATCTGCTGCTCGATCACCTGCACCACGGTATTGGCCATGGTCTCGGCCGAGGCGCCGGGGAAGGTGGCCTGGATCTGCACGGACGGTGGCGACACGGGCGGATATTGCTCGACCGGCATCTTGAACAGCGCGATGCCGCCGACCAGCATGATCAGCAGCGAAATCACGATCGCGAAGATGGGCCGCTGGATGAAGAATCTAGCCATGGCTGCTCATCCTCAGCGGGCCGCGGGGGCGGTGGGGGGCGCGGCCGCGGCAGGCGCCGTGGCCAGCCTGCGCGGTGCCGCGGCGCGCGGCGTCACGACGATGCCGGGGCGCAGCTTCTGCACGCCGCTGACGATCAGGCGCTCGCCATCCTTCAGGCCGTGCTCCACCAGCCAGTGGCCATCGACCAGCGCACTGGCCTGCACGGTGCGCACCTCGGTCTTGTTGCCGCCGCCGACCAGCATCACGGTGGCTTCGCCCTGCGGGTTGCGCGTCACGGCGGTGGCGGGCACGCGCACGACACCTTGCCGCACGCCCTGTTCCACGCTGGCGCGCACGAACATGCCAGGCAGCAGAAGCTTGTCCGGGTTGGGGAAGCGGGCCCGCAGCGTGACGGAGCCGGTATCCCGGTCGACCGTCACGCCGGAAAATTCCAG belongs to Pseudoduganella albidiflava and includes:
- a CDS encoding efflux RND transporter permease subunit encodes the protein MARFFIQRPIFAIVISLLIMLVGGIALFKMPVEQYPPVSPPSVQIQATFPGASAETMANTVVQVIEQQMTAIDNLLYMTSTTDDTGQSTTTLTFAPGTDPDIAQVQVQNKLRSAEPRLPSEVQQSGLRVTKSTSDFLMVAAFVSEDNSMTKFDIANYVASNIQDPLSRIPGVGSLNVFGTQYAMRIWLDPVKLTGYALTPLDVNRAIQAQNVQISGGQLGGSPAVAGQTLSATINQASLLRTPEEFRRILLKVQPDGSSVRIGDVARVALGPENYNVDVRYSGKSASGVGIQLAPGANALTTADAVRARLDELKAFFPNGLVVVYPNDVTPFIEVSIHEVVVTLFEGIALVFLVMYLFLQNLRATLIPSITVPVVLLGTFGIMSALGFTVNTLSMFGLVLAIGLLVDDAIVVVENVERVMHEEGLGPYEATEKAMSQITSALVGVALVISAVFVPVAFSSGTVGAIYREFSLTVVASMLLSVFIALTLTPALCATMLKRPDPDHHDKRGFFGWFNRGFEKSRDRYLGGVAAIVRRRGVWMALYVVLVGVVALLFLRLPGGFLPREDQGYMFVQVQTQPGSTLETTGKVLEEINQYLLNDEKAMVDSTFATIGASQPNRGQNQGRLFVRLKPWDERTGDELSVSALSSRISARYGDFQGAQVTAVEPPPIRGLGSATGFSLQMQDRGGLGHEALAKARDQLLDLAKNEPALARVRFTGQADNATYKIDIDREKAAALGVNLTDVDQTFSTAWGSRYINNFLDTDNRIKRVYVMADAPFRMNPDDIRFLHVRNAAGTMVPFSAFASARWTWGAPAVQRYNGIASAEILGQPAPGHSTGEAMEIMERLMGQLPDGIGYEWSGISLQEAQAGAQAPLLYGLSILVVFLCLAALYESWAIPVSVIMVVPIGVLGALAAATLFGLENDVFFQVGLLTTIGLSAKNAILIVEFARELQLEGRGVLEAAMEAAKLRLRPILMTSMAFVLGVLPLAIASGAGAASQNALGIGVIGGMLTATFLATFMIPLFFVLVAGKIRDRKRASSQSGNHPPAVVTPAGQEVN